One segment of Oscillatoria sp. FACHB-1407 DNA contains the following:
- a CDS encoding DUF4864 domain-containing protein, producing the protein MNLTDSDRQMIRSVITQQLEAFQQDDSVGAFACASPGIQTQFDNPEKFMAMVKLNYEAVYRPRSVLFETIAEVEGYPAQKVLLMTPNGTLLRAVYLMQQQPDDSWRIHGCLLMPMEESFGL; encoded by the coding sequence ATGAATTTGACTGATAGCGATCGCCAGATGATTCGGTCTGTCATCACCCAACAACTCGAAGCCTTTCAACAAGATGACTCAGTAGGTGCATTTGCCTGTGCTAGCCCCGGCATTCAAACACAGTTTGACAACCCTGAGAAATTTATGGCGATGGTCAAGCTCAACTACGAGGCAGTCTATCGTCCCCGCTCCGTCTTGTTTGAGACAATTGCTGAGGTCGAAGGCTATCCTGCCCAAAAAGTGCTCCTGATGACCCCAAACGGAACTCTGCTGAGAGCCGTTTACCTCATGCAACAACAACCTGACGATAGTTGGCGCATTCATGGCTGTCTTCTGATGCCCATGGAGGAGTCATTTGGTTTGTGA
- a CDS encoding ParA family protein, with translation MPKPRSTTPTHTKILVVLNGKGGVGKTTTAINLAATFAEKNSVLLVDADPQGSATWWVERSSERMGFDLAQETDPTVLDRLRTVKDYTLVIVDTPPALASDALAAVIPAADYLVLPTPPAPMDLAALIETVKVAVIPVGVAYRVLLTRVDPRSLNEALEAQNTLMELGIPACNAFVRAYKAHERAALEGLAISQWRGKNAREAEADYRRIADEIQRDWRTK, from the coding sequence ATGCCCAAACCCCGCTCAACTACTCCGACTCACACCAAAATTTTGGTCGTTCTCAACGGCAAAGGAGGGGTTGGAAAAACTACAACCGCTATTAACCTGGCGGCAACGTTTGCTGAAAAAAATTCAGTCTTGCTCGTCGATGCTGACCCTCAAGGCTCTGCAACCTGGTGGGTAGAGCGCAGTAGCGAGAGGATGGGGTTCGACCTGGCACAGGAAACCGATCCAACTGTTTTAGATCGCCTCCGTACGGTCAAAGACTATACACTAGTGATAGTAGACACACCCCCTGCTTTAGCATCGGATGCGCTAGCCGCAGTAATACCTGCGGCTGACTATCTGGTTCTACCTACCCCCCCTGCCCCAATGGACTTAGCAGCCCTGATTGAAACTGTTAAAGTGGCGGTTATACCCGTGGGCGTTGCCTATCGAGTCCTGCTGACGCGAGTCGATCCGCGCAGTTTGAATGAGGCATTAGAAGCACAAAATACCTTAATGGAATTGGGGATTCCAGCCTGTAATGCCTTTGTACGTGCTTACAAAGCTCACGAACGAGCCGCTCTTGAGGGATTAGCTATTTCACAGTGGCGAGGAAAAAATGCACGGGAGGCGGAAGCAGACTACCGCCGTATCGCAGATGAAATCCAACGGGATTGGAGGACGAAATGA